A single genomic interval of Pyrus communis chromosome 5, drPyrComm1.1, whole genome shotgun sequence harbors:
- the LOC137735269 gene encoding U-box domain-containing protein 4-like gives MHERLTNSEFVTCQLARTSISNTTNHPAPISFLLSKSYPFPLAIIPTNTTQIPEFQIQTQSDIAKMEVKVRTVRSLVSKLSSVSSQTRADALKELRLITKLDPDSRPLVAESGAIPYLSETLFDSSPSLQDDAAAALLNVSISCRHSLISTRGLLDALSHVLRHHASPSSSPFAVQSSAATLHSLLVVDDYRPMIGSKRDIVYSLIDIVKSPNSPARSVKDALKALFGIALYALNRGALVELGAVPALFTLVVKDGRVGIVEDATAVIAQVAGCEESEEAFQRVSGVRVLADLLDLSTGSSLRSKENAVGALLNLSRCGGERALREVREEGLGVVDGIADVAESGSAKAKSKAVALLKVVDGGSGSIASVFRDPRFHSLLNQTS, from the coding sequence ATGCACGAAAGGTTGACCAATTCCGAGTTCGTAACTTGTCAACTCGCACGCACTTCCATTTCAAACACAACCAACCACCCAGCACCCATATCATTCCTCCTATCAAAATCTTATCCCTTTCCTCTTGCAATCATCCCAACAAACACGACCCAAATCCCAGAGTTCCAGATCCAAACACAATCAGACATCGCAAAAATGGAAGTGAAGGTCCGTACGGTTCGGTCCTTGGTCTCCAAGCTCAGCTCCGTCTCCTCCCAAACCCGAGCCGACGCTCTCAAAGAGCTTCGCCTCATCACCAAGCTCGACCCAGACAGCCGCCCCCTCGTCGCCGAATCCGGCGCCATACCTTACTTGTCCGAAACCCTCTTCGACTCCTCCCCTTCCCTCCAAGACGACGCCGCTGCCGCCCTCCTAAACGTCTCCATCTCCTGCCGCCACTCCCTCATCTCCACCCGCGGCCTCCTCGACGCTCTCTCCCACGTTCTCCGCCACCACGCATCCCCTTCCTCCTCCCCCTTCGCCGTTCAGTCCTCCGCCGCCACCCTCCACAGCCTCCTCGTCGTCGACGACTACCGCCCCATGATCGGCTCCAAGCGCGACATCGTCTACTCTCTGATCGACATCGTCAAGAGCCCCAATTCTCCCGCGCGGTCGGTGAAGGATGCGCTGAAGGCGCTGTTCGGGATCGCTCTCTACGCGCTCAACCGCGGCGCGCTGGTGGAGCTCGGGGCCGTTCCCGCGCTTTTTACTTTGGTGGTGAAGGACGGGCGCGTGGGGATCGTGGAGGACGCCACGGCTGTGATCGCTCAGGTGGCCGGGTGCGAGGAGAGCGAGGAAGCGTTTCAGAGGGTTTCCGGGGTCAGGGTTTTGGCCGATTTGCTGGATCTCTCGACCGGGTCCAGCTTGAGGAGTAAGGAGAACGCGGTGGGTGCGCTGCTTAATCTGTCCAGGTGCGGCGGAGAGAGGGCGCTGAGGGAGGTGAGGGAGGAGGGGCTGGGAGTGGTGGATGGGATTGCTGATGTGGCGGAGAGTGGCAGCGCAAAAGCGAAGAGCAAGGCAGTTGCGCTGCTGAAGGTGGTTGATGGCGGGAGCGGATCCATTGCCAGCGTTTTCAGGGATCCGCGGTTTCATTCTCTACTAAACCAAACTTCGTAA
- the LOC137734870 gene encoding aspartyl protease AED3-like, giving the protein MATLSHVLSLSLLFLSLVHGLNNPQCSETKEQGSTLQIFHVYSPCSPFRPSKPMSWEESVLQMQAKDQARLQFLSSLVAKKSVVPIASGRQIIQSPTYIVKAKIGTPPQTLLMAVDTSSDAAWVPCNGCVGCSSSVFNSAKSTTYKNLGCQAAQCKQVPNPTCFGSSCGFNMTYGSSSIAANLSQETFTLATDSVPGYTFGCIQKATGSSVPPQGLLGLGRGPLSLLSQTQNLYQSTFSYCLPSFKSPNFSGSLRLGPVGQPKRIKYTPLLKNPRRSSLYYVNLNAIRVGRRIVDIPPAALAFNPTTGSGTIFDSGTVFTRLVQPAYLAVRNEFRRRVGPKIPVTSLGGFDTCYSVPFVVPTITFMFSGMNVTLPQDNIVIHSTAGSITCLAMAASPDNLNSVLNVIANMQQQNHRVLIDVPNSRLGVAREACT; this is encoded by the exons ATGGCCACCCTCTCTCATGTCTTGTCACTAtccctcctcttcctctccttAGTCCATGGCCTCAACAACCCTCAATGTAGTGAGACCAAGGAGCAAGGCTCAACCCTCCAAATCTTCCATGTCTACAGCCCATGCTCTCCCTTCAGACCCTCCAAACCAATGTCATGGGAGGAAAGTGTCCTCCAAATGCAGGCCAAGGACCAGGCCAGGCTTCAGTTCCTGTCCAGCCTCGTCGCCAAAAAATCGGTTGTTCCGATCGCCTCTGGCCGGCAGATCATTCAGAGCCCCACTTACATTGTGAAGGCTAAGATCGGCACACCACCTCAGACTTTGCTCATGGCTGTTGACACTAGCAGCGATGCTGCTTGGGTTCCATGCAATGGCTGCGTTGGCTGCTCCTCCAGTGTGTTTAACTCTGCCAAATCCACAACCTACAAGAACCTTGGCTGCCAAGCTGCTCAGTGCAAGCAG GTCCCCAACCCCACTTGCTTTGGCAGCTCCTGCGGTTTCAACATGACTTACGGTAGCTCCAGCATAGCAGCTAACCTCTCACAAGAAACCTTCACTCTAGCCACCGACTCCGTCCCCGGCTACACATTCGGTTGCATCCAGAAGGCCACCGGCAGCTCCGTTCCGCCACAGGGTCTTCTGGGGCTTGGCCGGGGACCATTGTCACTTCTatcccaaacccaaaacctcTATCAATCCACATTCTCATACTGCCTCCCCAGCTTCAAGTCCCCAAACTTTTCTGGGTCATTGAGACTTGGCCCTGTTGGGCAGCCCAAGAGGATCAAGTACACCCCACTGCTCAAGAACCCTAGAAGATCATCACTCTATTATGTGAACTTAAATGCAATTAGGGTTGGCAGGAGAATTGTTGATATCCCTCCTGCTGCTTTGGCATTCAATCCCACCACTGGTTCAGGGACCATCTTTGATTCAG GAACCGTGTTCACTCGATTAGTGCAACCGGCCTACCTTGCCGTCCGAAACGAGTTCCGAAGGCGAGTGGGCCCAAAAATACCGGTGACATCCCTAGGCGGGTTCGACACATGCTACTCAGTCCCCTTTGTCGTGCCTACGATAACGTTCATGTTCTCTGGCATGAACGTGACACTGCCACAGGACAACATTGTAATCCACAGCACAGCTGGTAGCATCACATGTCTAGCCATGGCAGCCTCACCAGACAACTTGAACTCGGTGCTAAATGTCATTGCCAATATGCAGCAACAGAACCACAGAGTGCTCATTGATGTGCCAAACTCAAGGCTTGGTGTGGCCCGTGAGGCCTGCACTTAG
- the LOC137735314 gene encoding lon protease homolog 1, mitochondrial-like — MLKLLSSSSSCLHGRVHGLRPVPASELASPVLRVLGSLAGLTRQNFPASARRAFFCSNSGNVSDQVREVEFKAAGNEADAKSSSGIVSTNPRPKDYLTVIALPLPHRPLFPGFNMPIYVKDPKLLAALQESQRRRAPYAGAFLLKVELGTDPSLVSGSETDTNIHELKGKELFNRLHEVGTLAQISSIQGDQVVLIGHSRLRITEMVDEEPLTVKVDHLKDKPYNKDNHVIDATSFELTSRFIDRVKTCSNWLDHVKTYTQDIRDLNIPRFADFGAAISGANKLQGQEVLEELDVHKRLKLTLELVKKDIENSKIQESIEEAIEENNSLDEHLKAIKKAIKENNLLSEQLKDIKRELGLETDDKTTLTDKFREMLEPNRENCPPHVLQVIEEELTKLHQLEAGSSAFNLARNYLDWLTSIPWGKYSDENFDVLRAQKILDEDHYGLTDVKERILEFIAVGKLRGTSQGKIICLSGPPGVGKTSIGRSIARALNRNFFRFSVGGLSDVAEIKGHRRTYVGGMPGKMVQCLKNVGTANPLVLIDEIDKLGRDHVGDPASALLELLDPEQNANFLDHYLDVPIDLSKVLFVCTANVVEMIPNPLLDRMEVIYVTGYITDEKMQIARDYLEKTTRDACGIQPEQVEVTDTALLALIENYCREAGVRNLEKHIEKIYRKIALQLVRQAASDEPVVSGQIQSPPDGPAGVDVQLADTDETQAEAVDKLDQSVVASKNQIAAEMVEGNGHEYSPQTSGEGVAIQTDLPGEPALAEVQVADTDEPVDSKDTKEPERIQEGETTKTVEKVLVDSSNLDHFVGKPVFHAERIYDQTPVGVVMGLAWTAMGGCTLYIETTQIEEAEGKGSLHVTGQLGGVMKESTQIAHTVARAILLDKEPDSTFFSNSKLHLHVPAGATPKDGPSAGCTMITSMLSVAMKKPIRRDLAMTGEVTLTGRILPIGGVKEKTIAARRSEVKTIILPASNRRDFDKLAPNIKGGLDVHFVDHYSQIFNLAFSDDPN; from the exons ATGCTGAAGCTTTTGTCCTCTTCCTCGTCATGCCTTCACGGCCGAGTCCACGGCCTCCGCCCCGTGCCGGCCTCCGAGCTGGCGTCGCCGGTTCTCCGAGTTCTCGGCTCGCTAGCCGGATTGACTCGGCAGAACTTCCCTGCCTCGGCTCGCCGAGCTTTTTTTTGTTCGAACTCCGGCAACGTGTCTGACCAAGTGAGGGAAGTTGAGTTCAAGGCGGCAGGGAACGAGGCCGACGCCAAGTCCTCCTCCGGCATTGTGTCCACGAATCCCCGGCCCAAAGATTATCTTACG GTTATAGCTTTGCCATTGCCGCATAGACCGCTGTTTCCGGGGTTTAACATGCCAATTTATGTGAAG GATCCCAAATTGTTAGCAGCATTACAAGAAAGCCAAAGGCGGCGAGCTCCATATGCCGGCGCTTTCCTTCTGAAGGTTGAGCTGGGGACTGATCCCAGTTTGGTATCAGGTTCCGAGACAGATACAAACATACATGAATTGAAAGGGAAGGAGTTGTTTAATCGACTACATGAAGTCGGGACGCTTGCACAG ATTTCAAGCATCCAAGGAGACCAAGTAGTCCTTATTGGCCACAGCCGGCTTCGAATTACAGAGATG GTTGATGAAGAACCCCTGACTGTAAAAGTTGACCATCTGAAG GATAAACCATATAACAAGGATAATCACGTCATAGATGCAACATCGTTTGAGCTTACATCACGTTTTATAGATCGTGTCAAGACTTGTTCGAATTGGTTAGATCATGTTAAGACATACACTCAG GATATACGTGATCTTAATATTCCAAGGTTCGCAGATTTTGGAGCTGCAATATCTGGTGCAAACAAATTGCAAGGTCAAGAAGTGCTTGAAGAGCTAGAT GTGCATAAACGTTTAAAGCTCACCTTAGAACTGGTGAAGAAAGACATAGAAAACAGCAAGATTCAG GAGTCTATTGAAGAAGCAATTGAAGAGAACAACTCGTTGGATGAGCATCTTAAAGCCATCAAAAAAGCAATCAAAGAGAATAACTTGTTGAGTGAACAGCTTAAAGACATCAAAAGG GAACTGGGTTTAGAGACAGATGATAAAACAACGCTTACCG ATAAGTTTAGGGAGATGCTTGAACCAAACAGGGAAAACTGCCCACCTCATGTTTTGCAAGTTATAGAGGAAGAACTTACAAAACTGCACCAGTTGGAGGCCGGTTCAAGTGCATTTAATTTGGCACGTAATTACCTAGATTGGTTGACTTCAATTCCCTGGGGAAAATACAG TGATGAAAACTTTGATGTTCTTCGGGCGCAAAAAATTCTTGATGAAGATCATTATGGACTAACTGATGTAAAGGAAAGGATTTTAGAATTTATTGCCGTTGGAAAACTCAGAGGAACCTCTCAAG GAAAAATCATCTGTCTCTCTGGCCCACCTGGAGTGGGCAAAACCAGCATTGGTCGTTCAATTGCACGTGCCCTGAACCGCAACTTCTTTCGGTTTTCTGTGGGAGGGTTATCTGATGTTGCTGAAATTAAG GGGCATCGTCGAACCTACGTTGGTGGTATGCCAGGGAAGATGGTACAATGCCTTAAAAATGTGGGAACAGCTAACCCTTTAGTTTTGATAGATGAGATTGACAAG TTGGGAAGGGACCATGTTGGTGATCCGGCAAGTGCTTTGTTGGAGCTTCTTGATCCTGAGCAAAATGCTAATTTTCTAGATCATTATCTTGACGTTCCAATCGACCTATCAAAG GTTCTGTTTGTATGTACAGCCAATGTTGTAGAGATGATACCAAATCCTCTCTTGGATAGAATGGAGGTCATTTACGTAACTGGATATATCACTGATGAGAAAATGCAAATTGCTAGAGACTATTTGGAGAAGACCACACGTGACGCATGTGGCATTCAACCCGAACAG GTTGAAGTGACAGATACAGCTCTTCTTGCCCTTATTGAAAATTATTGCCGAGAAGCAGGTGTTAGGAACCTTGAAAAGCATATAGAAAAGATCTACCGCAAG ATAGCTCTCCAACTTGTCAGACAAGCAGCATCAGATGAACCAGTAGTTTCTGGTCAGATACAATCTCCCCCAGATGGGCCTGCAGGTGTTGATGTCCAGCTTGCGGATACTGATGAAACCCAAGCAGAAGCTGTTGATAAGTTAGATCAAAGCGTGGTTGCAAGTAAGAACCAGATTGCAGCTGAGATGGTAGAGGGTAACGGTCATGAGTATAGTCCTCAAACCTCTGGAGAAGGAGTCGCGATTCAGACGGATCTACCAGGTGAACCTGCACTTGCAGAAGTTCAGGTTGCAGATACTGATGAACCTGTGGATTCAAAG GATACAAAAGAACCTGAGAGAATTCAGGAAGGTGAAACAACAAAAACAGTTGAGAAAGTTCTGGTTGACTCATCGAACTTGgatcattttgttggaaaaccTGTCTTCCATGCTGAACGAATCTATGATCAGACCCCGGTTGGAGTTGTTATGGGGCTTGCTTGGACTGCCATGGGTGGTTGTACGTTGTATATAGAGACCACTCAGATTGAGGAAGCAGAGGGGAAGGGATCCCTTCATGTCACTGGTCAACTTGGAGGTGTTATGAAAGAAAGTACCCAAATTGCACATACTGTTGCCAGAGCTATATTGCTCGACAAAGAGCCTGATAGCACTTTCTTTTCGAATTCCAAGCTTCATCTCCATGTTCCTGCAGGGGCCACGCCAAAGGATGGTCCTAGTGCTGGTTGCACCATGATCACGTCCATGCTCTCCGTTGCCATGAAGAAACCTATCAGGAGGGATTTGGCAATGACAGGAGAAGTAACGCTAACTGGGAGGATCCTCCCAATTGGCGGG GTTAAGGAGAAAACGATAGCAGCAAGGAGGAGCGAAGTGAAGACAATCATACTTCCTGCATCAAACAGGAGGGATTTCGACAAGCTTGCCCCTAATATAAAAGGAGGTCTTGATGTTCACTTTGTAGATCACTACAGCCAGATATTCAATTTGGCTTTCAGTGATGACCCgaattag